CGCTAGCCTTAATTCCGCTTTTCTTTGTGCGGATTTTATGAGTCTTTATGTGGCCCTGGAAGTGGTGGCGATCGCCGCTTTTTGCCTGATGACCTATCCTAGGGAACCCCGAATTATTTGGCTGGGACTGCGCTATCTACTGCTGAGCAACACTGCCATGTTGTTTTATTTAATCGGGGTAGCACTGGTTTATAAAACTAATCAATCCTTTGCTTTTAGCGGTTTAACCCAAGCTCCCCCAGAGGCGATCGCCCTGATATTTTTGGGATTGTTGACCAAAGGGGGCATTTTTTTGGCGGGACTGTGGTTGCCCCAAACCCATGGGGAAGCGGCCACACCAGTTTCGGCCATGCTATCAGGGGCAGTGGTTAAAGCAGGAGCTTTGCCCCTATTGCGCTGTGCTTTATTGTCCGATCAACTACTATTATTAGTACAAATTTTGGGGGTAGCCACGGCGTTATTTGGAGTGGTCTATGCCATGCTGGCCAAGGACAGTAAGCGAATGTTAGCATTTCACACCGTTTCCCAAATGGGCTTTGTGTTGGCGGCCCCCATTGCTGGCGGTTTTTATGCTCTCAGCCACGGTTTAGTGAAATCTAGCCTCTTCCTGTTGGCGGGGAATTTGCCCAGTCGGGACTTCAAAGTTCTGAAGAAAACTCCCATTGCCGCTGGTTTTTGGGTTCCCCTGCTTCTGGCCAGTTCTTCCATTGCCGGTTTTCCCCTACTGGCGGGCTTTGAAGCGAAAACCCTGACCCTCAAAGGATTGCCCCCCTGGTTGGCGATCGCCTTAAACATTGCCGCGGTGGGTACAGCCATTTCCTTTTCCAAATTCGTTTTCCTGAAACCAACCTTTGTCGGTAAAACCTATCCCCTGGGCTTAGGCCTAGCGTTGGTGGTGTTACTCGGCGGTTTGGCCGTGGGTAATGTGGTTTACTGGCAAGCCTTTACCCCCAGTAATTTAATCAAAGCTACCCTGACCTGCGTGGTGGGGGCAGGACTATATTGGGTCGTGGTCAAAAGGCTAACCCTAAAACTGCCCGATGAAGGAGAACAGGTTGACCATCTGCTCGGCATGATGAGCATCAGTTTAACCATTCTCTTTGCCTGGATTTTAGTATGACTACTTTTGCCACTACTACAACTCAGACTCTGGGGTTTAGCCATCCCATTGGGCAAAGAACGATGGCATTTGATAACCTGGGGAGATTAATCAAACTGAGGGAGGTGGGTAATGTTAGGGCCAGAAGCCTGTATTTTCGCAGCCGTAATGATTGGTTTTTTAGGCTTAATTTATAAGCGTAATTTACTGATGAAAATAGTGGCTATGGATGTAATTAGCACCGGAGTAATTGCCTATTATTGTCTCGTTGCTGCCCGCACCGGAATCACTACCCCCATTGTGGGAGCGGAAGTTTCCTCTGACCCCATACAATACGCCGATCCCTTGCCCCAGGCAGTCATTCTCACAGCCATTGTTATTGGCTTCTCTACCCAAATTTTAATGTTGGTCATTGCCATGAAGTTAGCCAAGGAAAACCCCACTTTAGAAATTGCCGCCATCGAAAGGGAATATTGGTCTTAATCGAAGTTAATTTATTGTTTAACATCAGGCTTTTAAACCCATTTTTTCCATGAATTTTCCCACGGCGATCGCCCCTAACAATTTATTAATTGCCATCGTCGCCCTCCTGGTCTTGGCACTGATGGGAGCCTTTGGGGGCTATCTGTTTCGTCCCCTGGTGCGGCCCTCGGCCCTACTGATGACCCTGGGCACCATTCTCTTGGCAGCGGTGGGTTTTGCCCTCCCCAATGCCCAGCAATGGCAGTTAATGGATAGGTTTGGCATTCTCTTGCAGTTGGACAATTTAGGGAGTTACTTTCTGCTTACCAATGGTTTAGTTACCCTAGCGGTGTTACTTTACTGTTGGGCTTCCCCAAGGACAACCTTTTTTTATGTCCAATTAATGGTACTCCACGTTAGTCTCAATGCTGCTTTTTTATCTACGGATTTAATCAGTTTATACGTCTGTTTAGAGGTGGTGGGTTTATCTTCCTTTTTATTAATTATTTACCCCCGCCAGGCCGCCAGCAGTTGGATTGGGTTGCGTTATTTGTTTGTTACCAACACGGCCTTGTTGTTTTATTTAATCGGGGTGATGTTGGTTTATCAGGCCACTAACTCCCTGGATTTCCAAGGTTTAGCCACTGCCCCCTACGAGGCGATCGCCCTTATTTTTTTAGGACTGTTAATTAAGGGGGAAATTTTTCTTTCTGGGTTATGGTCACCCCAAACCAGTAGCATTGCCAGTGCTCCTGTGGCGGCCCTGTTGTCGGGCATTGTGGTTAAAGCGGGAATTTTACCCCTGTTGCGCTTTGCTTCCCTGTCGGAAAGATTGGCCATGATGGTGTGGGGTCTGGCCATTGCCACCGCTCTGTTGGGCATGGGCTTGGGCATGTTTGCCAGGGATAGTCGGCGCATTTTGGCCTACAGCACCATTTCCCAAATGGGTTTTATTTTGGTAGCCCCGGCGGTGGGGGGATTGTATGCGTTGACCCATGGCTTAGCTAAGGCTTGCCTATTTTTGTTGGTGGGCAGTCTGCCGGAACGAGATTTGGATAAACTCCAGGCCCAACCTATTTCCTACAAATTATGGTTGCCCATGGTATTGGCCAGTTCCTCTATCATTGGCTTACCCATCCTGGCGGGCTTTGAAGCTAAAACCCTGACCCTGGAGACCCTCAGCCTCAATGAACTGCCCTGGACGGGAATTTTAATGAACTTGGCGGGGGTGGGCACAGCAATTATTTTGGCCAAATTTATTTTCCTCATCCCTAGCTTTGACAAGAATGTTGACCTGGACAAATCCCCCTGGGGCCTGTTTTTAGCGGTGCTTCTTCTGCTGGGGGCTTTAACCTTGGGCAATGTCATTTATCCCGAAGCTTTTTCCATGGAGAACGGCATCAAAGCCACCGCTAGTTTTCTGCTGGGTTCAGCCATTTACTGGTGGGGTTTGCGGAAAATTCCTTGGCAACCACCTGATTGGGGGGAACGCTTGGATCATCTGATCGGCACCATGGCCATAATGTTGATGTTACTTTTCAGCTCGGTATTAATATGACTGGACTCCTTGATATTGGTTTACGGCTGGGCATTTGGTTTTTGTTAACGGGCAATCTCCGTCCGGGCAATATTCTCATCGGCCTGATCGTGGCCCTGTTAATTCCCCGTCGACCCATACCTCCCTATGTTTTGCGGGATGGGCTGAGGGTATTTAAGGAAATTCTGCTGGCCATTCCCCAGGCTTACATCGAAGCTTGGCAAATGATTCTCCAGCCCCACACCAGAACGTGGGTTGAACGGCAGGAATTTTCCCCCCAACGAACTAGGGGGCTAATTTTTC
The genomic region above belongs to Synechocystis sp. PCC 6803 substr. PCC-P and contains:
- a CDS encoding Na+/H+ antiporter subunit E translates to MTGLLDIGLRLGIWFLLTGNLRPGNILIGLIVALLIPRRPIPPYVLRDGLRVFKEILLAIPQAYIEAWQMILQPHTRTWVERQEFSPQRTRGLIFLDIFLITFTPKTLVLKYHEEGWYEIHYLGPKKEEK
- a CDS encoding cation:proton antiporter; this encodes MTLFAVSAEFNAAPWATVVICLALMAGFTGYLLPATIRFLTLAVCFGTGFLAYLGFSLPEAQSWYLLDSFGVVFQLDALSGYFLLTNALVTLAVLVYCWNTGRSAFFYAQLIILHASLNSAFLCADFMSLYVALEVVAIAAFCLMTYPREPRIIWLGLRYLLLSNTAMLFYLIGVALVYKTNQSFAFSGLTQAPPEAIALIFLGLLTKGGIFLAGLWLPQTHGEAATPVSAMLSGAVVKAGALPLLRCALLSDQLLLLVQILGVATALFGVVYAMLAKDSKRMLAFHTVSQMGFVLAAPIAGGFYALSHGLVKSSLFLLAGNLPSRDFKVLKKTPIAAGFWVPLLLASSSIAGFPLLAGFEAKTLTLKGLPPWLAIALNIAAVGTAISFSKFVFLKPTFVGKTYPLGLGLALVVLLGGLAVGNVVYWQAFTPSNLIKATLTCVVGAGLYWVVVKRLTLKLPDEGEQVDHLLGMMSISLTILFAWILV
- a CDS encoding cation:proton antiporter encodes the protein MNFPTAIAPNNLLIAIVALLVLALMGAFGGYLFRPLVRPSALLMTLGTILLAAVGFALPNAQQWQLMDRFGILLQLDNLGSYFLLTNGLVTLAVLLYCWASPRTTFFYVQLMVLHVSLNAAFLSTDLISLYVCLEVVGLSSFLLIIYPRQAASSWIGLRYLFVTNTALLFYLIGVMLVYQATNSLDFQGLATAPYEAIALIFLGLLIKGEIFLSGLWSPQTSSIASAPVAALLSGIVVKAGILPLLRFASLSERLAMMVWGLAIATALLGMGLGMFARDSRRILAYSTISQMGFILVAPAVGGLYALTHGLAKACLFLLVGSLPERDLDKLQAQPISYKLWLPMVLASSSIIGLPILAGFEAKTLTLETLSLNELPWTGILMNLAGVGTAIILAKFIFLIPSFDKNVDLDKSPWGLFLAVLLLLGALTLGNVIYPEAFSMENGIKATASFLLGSAIYWWGLRKIPWQPPDWGERLDHLIGTMAIMLMLLFSSVLI
- a CDS encoding cation:proton antiporter subunit C, encoding MLGPEACIFAAVMIGFLGLIYKRNLLMKIVAMDVISTGVIAYYCLVAARTGITTPIVGAEVSSDPIQYADPLPQAVILTAIVIGFSTQILMLVIAMKLAKENPTLEIAAIEREYWS